TCTCGTATTTGTTATCATAGTTTACTAGTTCTGTGGCGTATCCGATTACACCTTTCTTTTTTTTCGCCATCTGCGATTTGGCGCTCTTCGACCGATCTTTAATCTTATCCATCGGCAGTGTTCTGGCCCTTCCGATATTCTCTCTTTTCAGGTAGTTGATGCATTCCATTGCCACGTCCTTGTCCTTGACAACTAGGTCGTTCATGTGACCTCCCGCAGCTGTCTCCATAGCTATCCCAAACCGGTCCTCGGCTGAGATCAGATCTTGGAACGCACCGTAGACCCCGTCCTTGTTTAGAGATAGAACCGAGTCGACCGCCCTTGATCCCGTATTTTTCCTGCTCTGCATCTGTTGGAGTTCATTTACTGTCTCCTCAAGATCCTCTACTTTATCTCTTTTGTTCTCAATCTTTCCTTTCTTCTTCTCAACCCGGTTTTCGAGGTGCTGGATATCATTGTTTCCTCCCATCTGCTCCTCGATCTCCTTGATACGGTCCTGTTTATCATCTATTTCCTGATCAAGTTCTTCCAGCTCCTTGTCGACTTCTTCCAGTCTTTCCTTTTTCTCGGATGTATCGGTATTGATGTTGGCAAGTTGGTTCGAGAGTGCTCTCTTTCTAACCTCGAGTTTCGAGGCCTCCAGTTTTTCCTTTCTCTGTTCGAGTCCTCTGTACTGTTTTGCCAGCTCCTTCTCCTCTTTCAGTTTTTTAAGATGTTCTCTCTTCTCATTCAGCTTGATCTCTTGCTCCTGAAGTTTGTCCCCGACTTTTTCCAGTTCTTCTTCCGCCTCTTCTTTTCTCTCATCGAACTTTGCAACTCCTGATAATTCATCGATAACTTTTCTTCTTTCAGTATCACTTTGCTCAACGATTTCCGTAACCTTGCCCTGTCTCACGAAATGATATCCTTCCGGATCGATACCGGCTTTGTCCGCAATATCATCTATCTTGCTTTTCTTGCAGTTTGTACCCTGGAACTTGTACATGGAGCTTCCGGCCTGTGTGATTTTTCTCGCTATATTTACCTCATCGGTTTCCTCGTCCTCTACAAGAAACTCGTCGAATATACCGGATGAATTGTCTAGGTAGACTGTGACTTTGGCATAATCTGCGGCTTTCCGAGACTCCCCGCCGTTGAAGATAAGTTGGGTCATTTTTTCGGCTCGAAGATTGGAGCTTCTCCGTCCGAATACGAAGCTGATGCCGTCTAGCAAATTTGACTTACCGTGACCGTTCTGACCTACAATAGCCGTTAAACCCTCGAATAGAGGTATAGCGGTCTTCTGTTGGAAAGATTTGAAGCCTTTGAATGTTACCTTGTTTATCTGTACATCTCCGGGTTCATAATCTTTCTTTTCAGTGTCGGTCTCTGTTTCTTCTGCTTCATGTTCCTGTAAGGCTTCTGGCATCTGGATTAAAATTTCGTCTGGTAGGAATAAAAAGACTGCGCCTGTTAAATGCAGTTATTGTATTACATTATGCGTTTAATTAGATAGAAAGTGACATTCCGTATTACATCACAAACAGTTTGTAATACAAAACTACAAATGAAAGGAATAAAATGCTGAAATGTATTACATTATGGCGTGAGCCTGTCCGGTGTTCTTGGGAACAGGATTCCTTCCTTGACGTTTTCGAGTTCGGCTACCTGTTTAACCAGTCGGTCTATACCTAGGCCGTATCCGCCGTGTGGAGGCATTCCGTACTTGAAGGATTCTAGATAGAATGAGATGTCTTCTGGATCGATTCCTTCGTCCTCCACAGCGTTCATCAGCCTATCCATATCGTGTTCTCTCTGTCCGCCGGATGCAAGCTCCAGCCCTCTATAGATGAAGTCAAATCTTCTGGACTGGTATTCGTCTCCTTCACGGGCCTCCATGTAATAGAACTTTTCTCCAGGATATCCCACAACGAAAACTGCTGGATGACCTTTCTCCATGAAGTGTTCGCCAAGCAGTTTCTCCCCTTTCGTGTCAAGATCTTCGGGATCATCCGGCTCGTGATCGTATTCCTCTCTGAGGATTCTCCGGGCTTGCTCAAACTTGATTCTCGGGAAATCTTCTTCAGGAACTTCAAGATCTATTCCAAGCATGTCAAGATCGTCTGCTGCCTCTTTTTTAGTTTCTTCCAGAGTGTATCTCAGTGATTCCTCCAAAACGTTCATTACATCATGTTGATCCTCAATGAATGCGAGCTCCACATCGAACATCGAGATTTCAGATACATGCCGGGATGTCGCGAATTCTTCTGCTCTGAATGCGGTCCCGGTTTTGTATACTTTATCGAATCCTGCTGCCATCAGCATCTGTTTGTAGAGCTGTGGACTCTGTGACAGGAAAGCCTCTTCATCATAGTAGATTACAGGGAACAGCTCTGCTCCTCCTTCCGCACCCATCTTGGCGATTGTAGGAGTCTGAATGTTGATATACTCGTTCTCATCAAACCATTCCTCCATGTTTTCTATGAGATGAGATCTAAGTGAGAATACGGCATGGACCTCTGGTTTTCTTAGATCCATAAATCGAGCATCCAATCTTGTGGAGAGATCGGAGTCAATATTCTTCGAAACATCCATCGGAAGAGGTGATTCGGCTTCTCCGATTACCTTTAATGTTTCAGGATGAATTTCCCTATCTCCGGGTGCCTGATCGTTTTCCTCTACGGTCCCTGTTACATGTACTATATCTTCTTTACCGATTTCCTGTGCTTTCTCGAATAGTTCCTCGTCTTCATCCTCCTTGAATATTACCTGAATCTGTCCTTCACGGTCTCTGAGAACGACAAATGTTATTCCTCCAAGATCTCTGATTTCATGTGCCCAGCCGGCGACTGAGACCTTTTCTCCGCCATCCTCAGTTGTAATATTATGTGTATATTTTCTCTCTAGCATTGATTGTCCACAATACCTGTTCCGTCTACAGTTTTTTATTGCCTTTGAGTTCGAAAACATATTTGAGATTAAAAGCCGAAAACATTGACATGATACTGAATAGACAGCAGCTAGAAAACGAAATAAAGAAGGGTCTTGTACAGGATTACATTGATCTGGAAACACAATTAACCCCCCAGGGTTTTGATCTGACTGCTGGAGAGATCCACAGATACAGGAGCTCAGGGAGTCTTGATTTCTCTAATTCGGAAAGGGAAATACCTGATACTGAGAAGGTTGAACCGGTTAAAAGAAACGAAGATGACGAGTATGGATGGTGGAGATTGGAACCTGGTGCTTACAAGGTTGTTATGAATGAGAGGGTAGACATTCCAGAGAATCTGACTGCTTTTGCCTATCCACGGTCCTCGCTGCTTCGGATGGGCTGCAGTATCGAAAATGCGGTTTGGGATGCGGGTTATACTGGTACAGGCAGCTTCATGCTAGTAGTAGAAAACGAGGACGGTGTCAAGATAAAGGAAAACGCCCGTGTAAATCAACTGGTTTTCCATATGATAGATAAGACAGAAGAGGGCTACTCCGGAAGGTATCATGAGGGCGAGGTTTAGAAGCTTTTGTAACCAATTTCAATTTAGTACAGCAGTTTTTCGATGATGAGGATTGACATCGTCTGAGCCCTGACCCAAAAGGGTTATGATGACAACATGAACACCTCTGAGAGCTATTTTTCCCTCAAATCTGACTTCTTTGAGGTATATTTTTAATAAGCGCCGAAGGATAGCTTATAATAAGGCAATGCCACCAGAAGATGACCAGCTATATGTGAGAGTAGACGGCTACAAAGTACTTCTACAGGATCTAGAGGCTATAAGACAGATAATTGATAATATAAAGGAGGCTGAAGAGGTTCTGGAACAGGTAAGAATAGTGAAGGAGAAATCAATTGATACAATTTATGAGAATGTTGACAGGTTGAACGATAAGTTAGAGGATGTTGAGGTGGAAATGCCAGAGGTTGAGCCCGGGGAACAAACTTCTGTAGAGGTAGAACAGCACCAGCAGGTTGATCATATAGATGACTCGGTTAACGAGCTTCACTCAGAACTGGAGAACCTTCAGAATGAATTAAGTGATCTTGGCGAATAATGACAGTACTGAAACTTTTCCGTTCGGGGAACTTAGGTAACCCTCAAATGGTTTCAAATTATTTTGAAATCGATGCCGATTATTTAGAAAACTTTCTAGAAGCTACAGGAGGTGACTTTGAGGAAATAAAACGTCTGAAACTATCTATTGTTGGAAAGCTAGACCGTTCGGAGGAACTCTCCGGGAAAGAGGAATTGTTTCTGACAGCCATCTTTATAGGCGACGCTGAATGGCTGGGACCTAATTCTGAATGGTACAACAGGTCTTTAAGACACGTTATACAGCTAGCAGATGGATTTGCCCATCACCAATGGTATGGAATAGCTGAAGAATATGGAGATGTTTCAAAGGTCAGCTTGCCCAGTTTCTCTGAACCTGAAGGCTTTGATATAAATGGGAAGCCTCCTACTTTCTATGCCTCAGGTTTACGTCAAAGAGTTGATTTAATTGCTTCAGTAACTCAGTTAGAGTGGTGTCTCTATGTATGTGATCAAATAGATATAGAAAACGGTTTAGAAAATCCTGATAAGGTCGTGATGGACGGAATTAAGTACTTTGTTGGTGAGAAGGAATCCATACCGGAAAGGTCAGCACGAATACATAGGATGCTTTTCCTTTCGGATAAGAAATGGTTGAAGGATGTTAGAGAGCTGTTTGATATCCGATCTCTTATCATGTATTATTTTGAGAGGAGATTTGATACAAGAAGTAAAGAACTGGAAAAACTAAGTGATTAACCTTCAGATTATATCGTTTGAACTTGTGATTTAGGGATTTGTTCTATCCAGAAATTGAACTATTTGCCGGGGATGAGATTTGAACTCATGAACCCCTACGGGACAGGATAACTTAAGTGAAAACCCTTTAGTTTTCTATGTCCTCGTTCCCTGAAGAGAACTTGAGGGTCTTAAGTCCTGCGCCTTTGGCCACTTGGCTACCCCGGCATGTTTCTTATTCATGAAATTAGAGTTAAAAGAAGAGATCTTAATCCGCAGCCTGTAGAAGTTTCTGTTTCGGTTCAAGTATGTAGCTTCCATCAACTTCCTTGCCAGGTGTCTGATCCAGTAGATGACCTAGGGCACGATTCAATTTCGCTAAATCTTTCTCCAGTTTATCATAGTTCGTTGTCAGGTCTTTGAAAACTTCTTCCTGTATATCTGTATCTTCTATCTCGTTATCAAGATACTCCTGATATTCTTCCTCAAGATCAAATAAGAAGTATTCCTGTGCTTCTTCCCAAGCTCTGGAAACGAAGTAAGAAAAGACTTTCATATCGGCTAAAGCTCCATTCTCACTGACTTCAATACTTGGATGTAATTCTGATCCTATATGTGGTGTTGATCCAAGTTCATATGCTATTCCAGGGTGTTGATGGGCTGCTTCGGCAAGTTTTTGTGTTTGGTTGTAGAGTTTGTTATATTTTTTACCTGCTTCAATAACAGGGTTGTCAGAAAAGTCCTCCTCCATGATAAATTACTTATAAACTAAAAGTTATAATGAAAACGGGTGTGTCCTAAATTTCGGCTACGGCTTCTTCGAACTCATTGAGCCGGTTTTTGATCTCTTCGACTCCTTTCTGTAGTAGTTCTTCGTTGCTGTATCCGGACGTTGATTCGATCCTGAACTCGTATGTGTCCTCACTTTTCTTTTCGTAACCGATTGTCCCTCCCTGATGTTTGGCATGTTCCTCTCCTTTCTTGAGTTCTGCCTCTGCTTCTAGGTCAACTGCCTGACCTTCATTCAGGTCGACAATCACAGCTTCTGGATTGACAGGTTCTGCTTCATCATTATCTGCCTGAAGGTCTTCTGCGAGAACTGTTCCAGGTCCTTCCTGCTTTAGAGCGATGTGAACCGTATCATCCTCGTCGACGTTCTGAGGTATTGTTAAAGGTACTTGTCCGATTCTGTTTGCTAGGATTTCGTCTATAAGTGCGGAACCGTTTTTTCTAATTTCTAGTTCCTCGACTGAAAGTGTTGGGACTTTGATCATCATTGATCTTCTGAGCGAATTGGCTATCACTTCGTTTATATCTGAGATTTCTACCTTTAGAACGTCTTCCGTTTCTTCTACTGTTTCAACTTCCATTTTTTGAAAAACCTCTGTTTATACTCTGCGTCCTCTTTTACCGCCTTTTGCTCTACATCCATCGTGCGGTACAGGTGTGACATCTTCAATGTTTCCGACCTCTAGGTCGGATCGGGAAATCGCTCTAATAGCTGGCTGTGCTCCCTTACCTGGCATCTTCTGTTTCTGTCCGCCAGGTGCTCTTACCTGTATGTCGACTTTCTCAATGCCTTTCTCCATAGCCTCATCTACTGCTTGTTTAGCTGCTTTCATGGCGGGGAAAGGGCTTCCCTGTAGTCTTCCTTTGTCTGTTACCATTCCGGCTGAGATTCTTGAGATTGTCTCCGCCCCGGTTGCATCTGTAATGTGTAGTATTGTGTTGTTGAAACTCGAGTAAATGTTAACTATCCCTTTCTTGGTCATTATCTGAGCACCTCTGCTTTGTTAAGTTGAAAATCCCTGACTTTCATATTATTCTTCACCTTCTTCGTTATCCTCGTTTTCTGTGGTTTCTTCTTCAGATTCGTTTTCTTCAGCTTCATCTGTCTCATCTGATTCATCTACTGTTTCCTCCTGTTCCTCAGTCTCCTCTGTTTCTTTGTTCTCTTCTTGTTCTGGAAGTTCGACTTCCAGATTTTTCTCTTCATCCTTTGTGAGCAGGTATCCTGGAATGTTTACTCGTTTTCCGTCGATCTCTGTATGTCCATGTGTTACCAGTTGTCTTGCCTCTTTGACGGTATCGGAGTATCCTTTTCTATTGACTGCTGTCTGCAGCCTTCGGTCTAGGATGTCTGTAGTATTCAGTGTTAGAATATTTTCAAGTTGTGCATCACTCTTCACAAGTCCGAGTGACTGCGCCTTGTTGATCAGGTTCCTGTTCTGTTCCTCATCCTCCTCTGCAACAAGCTTTCTTGCTTCTCTTCTCAGGTCTCTGAGCATGCTTTCTGCTTTGTATACTTCTTTCTTGTTCTTAAGGCCGTACTCCTCAACTAGCTGGTCTTCTTTTTGGATTCTTTCTTCGCTCCAGCCTTCGTTTGGTGTCTCGTACTGTTTCTTTAATTTTTTAACCATTATTCATCACCTTCCTCGCTGCTTCCCTCTGCGGCTTCTTCCTGAAGTCTTGCTCGGGAAACCCCGATTTTGCTTCCTGTTCTGAATGATGATTTTGTCTTCTGACCTCTCACTGGTAGGCCGATCTCATGTCTCCACCCTTTGTATGAATTAATTTCTTTCATTCTTCTGATATCGAACTCTTCTTTGAGCTCCAGATCGGATTCGATCAGATGATTATCTTCGCCAGTATCTCTTTCCTTTCTCCTGTTTCTTACCCATGTCGGCAGATCAATCTGGTCAGGATTTTTGATTATTTCTTCGATCTCATCTATTTTGTCTTCTGAAAGATCTCCAAGTGTCTGATCTGCGTCTATATCAAGTTTCTGTGAAACGGCATTTGCATACATATCTCCTACACCTTTAAGCCCTGTAAGCGCTTTGCTTACCGGTTTAGCTCCGCCCACACCTGTTCTTGCAATCCTTACAATTTGCTGTGTCTCGGCCATGATAACCTATACCCTGAAAATCTCGGTTAATTTTTATAAAGGTAGACTAGGTGTTAGAGCCTGTCTTTAATTGTATGTTTCCCGTAGCTGTTCTATCAGAGAACTCGTGTTTATACTCTGCTGGAATTTTTCTGGAGCGTTCTCACGATCGATTATCTCCTTACTGAGATCGAATTTGCCGTGGTTGTCTGCCACCGTCTTATAGTTTCCTTCCCATCGATAGAGGAAAACCAGAACTTTTTCGCCTTCATCATAGTCCGCGCTAGGTTTGTTATTGGTATACCCATCTACAGTGCCGGAGTCGATTCTTACCGTGACCCAATCCCTGTCTTCACCTTTGATCGTCTCATTTACGTCGATCCTGACATCATGATGAATATTATCGAGGTTTTCATTGGTAATGTTTTCTGGCCTCCGGTTGTTTGGAGTACTCCATTTTCCGTCGCTCACTTTTTCGACAGTTCCTGTCACAATAAGATCGGCTCTTTGAGCTTGATGGGTTGCATTGTGAACTTGTTCGCTGTACAATGATCTAGTATTTGCTTTCATTACACCGTTATTTTGGATTAAAACGAAGCCTCCGAATGCAGCCACAATTAGAGCTATTAACATGATTTTTCTACCGTGCCGTAGTTCTTGTCTAATAAATTGCATTAATCCCACTGTTGTCGTCCCCAAGAGATCTTTTTCTGGTGTTACCCTTCCCTGTAAATGAATCATCGTTGCTTCATAGGTATCGGAGTGTTCTAGGCCTAAAAAATGACCAAATTCATGTGGGGCGGCGCTTTCTACATCAAATGAATTTATTGGTTATCTTTCATCTGTTTTCTTGATTAGGTGCCATCCGAACTCTGTCTTTACAGGATCTGAGACTTCTCCTGTATCCATCTCAAATGCTTTCTTCTCGAAAGGCTTCACCATGTCTCCCCGGCTGAAGAATCCCAAGTCTCCGCCTTTGTCGCCGGAGGGTCCTTCGGATTTCTCTTTTGCTAGCTGGGCGAAGTTCTTATCGCTCCTCTCCAGCTCAAGCTTAATCTGGTTTGCGTGTTCTTCATTGTCAACGAGAATATGGGATGCACGTACTTCAGTCATAGGTTATAGTTCTCAGTTAATAATAAGAAAAGTAGATTTTAGCCCCCAGAGGATTCGAACCTCCGTCACCGGCTATCTTTTTCGAAGATCAGAGATCTTCTCAATCCCCGTCCCTAAGGACTTGAGGTTCCAAAGGCCGATATGAATGGTCCTACCGAAGTCAAACATCAGATAGTTTGACCGCTACACCAGGGGGCTATATCTGTATACCATAAAATTTAGTTGAATTCTTAAAAAGAAAGATGGTTAGCCCCCGCAGGATTCGAACCTGCGTCGAGAGGGCCAGGGCCTCTCATGATTGACCGCTACACCAGGGGGCTTTACGGCAACAGTAAAGCCAAAAAGTTGAGAGTGCGCCGGAGCTGGGATTTGAACCCAGGAGGGCGGTAATGCCCACCACCTGACCGAATCGAAAACCTAGATGGTTTTCTCAAACTGCCATCTCTTTCGGGAAAGCAGTATTCCAGGGTGGCACCTTAGGCCACTCAGTCACTCCGGCATAAGCCTAGGTTTAGAAGCTGGTAGAAACTTTAAATGAGAACTGGCAGATTAATGATTTACTGTTTCCATCTTTTGGGATATGTTTCCGGTTTCATATGTACTGATTCTAGAGTTACCGCTTTGTCGTCTTTGTCGAACATCTGCTCTGATGTCATCTCTGCGGTTCCGAGCGCTATTAGCTCGCCTTTCAGCGTGGTGATTGCCACTCTCTCACCTTCTTTTATGCCGTCCTGGAGTTTAGATATTCCTTGTGTTCCTAGGTCGGCGCCGTTTGCCACAGCGTTCACAGCGGAATCTTTGATAGCTATTTTTCTTAAGTGATTGATTGCTTTTTCGATCGGGCAGAGAACTTTACGTAGTTCTTCTTCGTCACCTTCGTTGTAGTAATGATAGGCATCGACTATCTCCTGTAAAGTGTTTGTCTCCGTTTCTGAGATATCTGCCTGCTGTGTTCTCCTGAGTTCCTCCATTTCTGCTTCGGTGTCAAGTTTCTCCCCTAGCTGGCTGATCAATACCCGGACATAGAACCCTGATTCACATTTAACTCTTCCTAGAATCCTTTTTTCTTCTACTTCCAGAAGTTCAGTTTCGTATGCTTCTCTTTCCCTCTCCTCTCTTTTCACTGCGCTTTTCTCAGGGGGTAACTGTCTGTTGACTCCCTTGAAGCTTTTAAGCACCTCTCTTATCTTAGCCTTATTTTTTCCTTCTCCCAGCTCAGCTTCGAAGATATACTCCTTATCTGTTTTGCTCATGGCTTTGCTGGCTCTTGTTCCTTTGTTTACGCCGATCGGTAGAATGCCTGTGGCGTTTGGATCTAGGGTGCCGAAGTGACCTGTTTTCTTTACATTAAGTTCTTTCTTTATCCATGTAGAGACTTGGTTGCTCTGTGGGCCGAAAGGTTTGTCCAAGAGTATGATTCCTTTCTCCATTAACTCTTCTATGCTTCCTTCCTTAGGTATACTCCCGAACTCCGGGTCGGTCTCTGCTTGTTCTTTTGTGTACCATTTAGCTGACTTCATGTATTAGAGAATGTACTGAAGTCTTTTTAATTGACGAGAATCGTTTTCACTGTACGCCAAGCATTTTCCTGAACACGAAGGTTAGTGGCATCGCTATCAGGATATAGAATCCAAGCCAGTTCAGTGCCGGTCCTATAAACGGCGGTGAGACTGGAAGCGGTATAAATACTGCATTTATTTTAGCATTGATTCCGTCACTTCCTGTTAGACCTAGGTAACCTCCTCCGCCTTCTCCAAATCTCTTGAATTTCCAAGATATTCCCTGTTGATTGAACTTTTGTCCCTGGTTTATTTCTTCCCCATCGACCTGAAGCACAGGTTCTGTCTCGTTGATCACAGTTATTTTATTGGTTTCTCCAGCGTAGCTAAAGTTCCCTTCGTAACTTGTACTGTCTACCTGTTTAAGATCTACTGAAGGTGCGAATGTTGCTCCAAGCCATGGAAAGATTAGTCCAACGAATACCATTGTGGCAATCATCGGTTTGAAGTTAAGCATCATCATTTTCTGGTTGAGTTCCATGGTCTTTTGCATGTGATCCGATGCTTTATCGGTCTCATCGTTCTTCCGGGCTTCCTTCATTTTTTCCTGTGTGTCACTAATTTTTTCCTTCAGATTCTTGTTTTTCTCAATATCAAGCAGGAACCAGTAAATTACGGAGAAGAT
This portion of the Nanohaloarchaea archaeon SW_7_43_1 genome encodes:
- a CDS encoding 30S ribosomal protein S11; the protein is MTKKGIVNIYSSFNNTILHITDATGAETISRISAGMVTDKGRLQGSPFPAMKAAKQAVDEAMEKGIEKVDIQVRAPGGQKQKMPGKGAQPAIRAISRSDLEVGNIEDVTPVPHDGCRAKGGKRGRRV
- a CDS encoding 30S ribosomal protein S4, producing the protein MVKKLKKQYETPNEGWSEERIQKEDQLVEEYGLKNKKEVYKAESMLRDLRREARKLVAEEDEEQNRNLINKAQSLGLVKSDAQLENILTLNTTDILDRRLQTAVNRKGYSDTVKEARQLVTHGHTEIDGKRVNIPGYLLTKDEEKNLEVELPEQEENKETEETEEQEETVDESDETDEAEENESEEETTENEDNEEGEE
- a CDS encoding aspartate--tRNA(Asn) ligase, translated to MLERKYTHNITTEDGGEKVSVAGWAHEIRDLGGITFVVLRDREGQIQVIFKEDEDEELFEKAQEIGKEDIVHVTGTVEENDQAPGDREIHPETLKVIGEAESPLPMDVSKNIDSDLSTRLDARFMDLRKPEVHAVFSLRSHLIENMEEWFDENEYINIQTPTIAKMGAEGGAELFPVIYYDEEAFLSQSPQLYKQMLMAAGFDKVYKTGTAFRAEEFATSRHVSEISMFDVELAFIEDQHDVMNVLEESLRYTLEETKKEAADDLDMLGIDLEVPEEDFPRIKFEQARRILREEYDHEPDDPEDLDTKGEKLLGEHFMEKGHPAVFVVGYPGEKFYYMEAREGDEYQSRRFDFIYRGLELASGGQREHDMDRLMNAVEDEGIDPEDISFYLESFKYGMPPHGGYGLGIDRLVKQVAELENVKEGILFPRTPDRLTP
- a CDS encoding deoxyuridine 5'-triphosphate nucleotidohydrolase produces the protein MILNRQQLENEIKKGLVQDYIDLETQLTPQGFDLTAGEIHRYRSSGSLDFSNSEREIPDTEKVEPVKRNEDDEYGWWRLEPGAYKVVMNERVDIPENLTAFAYPRSSLLRMGCSIENAVWDAGYTGTGSFMLVVENEDGVKIKENARVNQLVFHMIDKTEEGYSGRYHEGEV
- a CDS encoding peptidylprolyl isomerase; the protein is MTEVRASHILVDNEEHANQIKLELERSDKNFAQLAKEKSEGPSGDKGGDLGFFSRGDMVKPFEKKAFEMDTGEVSDPVKTEFGWHLIKKTDER
- a CDS encoding 30S ribosomal protein S13; translated protein: MAETQQIVRIARTGVGGAKPVSKALTGLKGVGDMYANAVSQKLDIDADQTLGDLSEDKIDEIEEIIKNPDQIDLPTWVRNRRKERDTGEDNHLIESDLELKEEFDIRRMKEINSYKGWRHEIGLPVRGQKTKSSFRTGSKIGVSRARLQEEAAEGSSEEGDE
- a CDS encoding RNA-guided pseudouridylation complex pseudouridine synthase subunit Cbf5 — protein: MKSAKWYTKEQAETDPEFGSIPKEGSIEELMEKGIILLDKPFGPQSNQVSTWIKKELNVKKTGHFGTLDPNATGILPIGVNKGTRASKAMSKTDKEYIFEAELGEGKNKAKIREVLKSFKGVNRQLPPEKSAVKREEREREAYETELLEVEEKRILGRVKCESGFYVRVLISQLGEKLDTEAEMEELRRTQQADISETETNTLQEIVDAYHYYNEGDEEELRKVLCPIEKAINHLRKIAIKDSAVNAVANGADLGTQGISKLQDGIKEGERVAITTLKGELIALGTAEMTSEQMFDKDDKAVTLESVHMKPETYPKRWKQ